The Oncorhynchus kisutch isolate 150728-3 linkage group LG14, Okis_V2, whole genome shotgun sequence genomic sequence TTTagcatctgggaccaggctaggagcgGTTGTATGTTCCCTCAGTCCAAAACTATCTTCACACAGAACCACAAAGTCCTATATGTTTGATTGATGAACCTGTCAATATGTCTATCATATGAAAGTGATATTTATAAGGTGATTACAGAGAACCTGTAGCTTTGGAGGATTTGATCTGACCAACCGGTCCCTGCACATGGTCAACAGTGACCCTGACCTCACTGTAAGTAGGTTAATATTCATTTGATTCATTGAATtggtattgttttgtttttcagtaCCTTCGTTTCATGAAGCTTTTCTGTCTCCTCACACTGCATACTAACTTTAGATTAAAGATGGGGATGCCAGTGTGAAAGATGTAGTCAAGTCTCCACTGACAAACCCTCAAATCTCTTTGGGCAAGAAAGTGAAGTCGGTAAAAGAGACAATGAGAAAGCACATCTCCAAGAGATACCACTGCTCTCTCCCCGAGCAGGTATGTCAGACTCCATGGAATTCAATTATCTATGTATGCTAAATGCTCCAGTAGTCAAACCGTACCTACTCTCTAGCTAGTGTCCCTGGTGGCAATTCATTGGACTTGGTTCATGATGATCATCAAGAGATTAAGCTGGACTAAATATTTAGTAAACATGTAATAACCATGTCTCTGTACCCCCTCCAGTCAAGCCCAGATGCTATTTCCAGAGGGCCCCAGTCCCCCAACAGCCTCACAGACAGCGACTCTCTGGAGAAACCCAAGCTGAAGGCTGGAGGGTCAGTGGAGAGCCTGAGGAGCTCCCTCAGTGGACAGAGCTCCATAAGTAAgtactgtgtgggggggggggggctcctctTATATTCCAAAGTGAAACTGTTATTTACAGTGACCAGCAGGCAGAACAGAAAACTCTAGCCCCCCAACCCGCATGTTCATTTACTATAGATCTCAATGTGGTTTAGAGATAATTTGAATGGCTCCTCCCATTTCTTATTGTTTACAGGTGGTCATACGGTGGGCACCACCGACTCCTCTAACAGCAACAGAGGGAGTGTGAAGtctgaggatggagaggaggatgagcCTCCCTACAGAGGACCCTTCTGTGGTCGAGCCATGGTGCACACGGACTCCACCCCCAGCCCCTACGACACTGACTCTCTCAAACTGAAGGTAAAATGCACGTACGCATGCACGtacacatgcacgtacacacacattatCCAAACGAACGAATCACAGTGACTGTTCCTGATTTGCAGAGAGGTGATGTCATTGACATCATCAGCAAGCCTCCAATGGGGACGTGGATGGGCCTGCTGAACAATAAGGTGGGGACGTTTAAGTTCATCTACGTGGACGTTCTGGCTGAGGAGGAAGACCAACCTAAACACCCCCGacgaaggaggaagggagggcagCCCAAACCCACCTCTGTAGAGGAACTCCTGGTGCGCATCAACCTCAAAGTAATGACTTTACTTCTACTAGACTAACTCATAGTCATGACTAGAACTAGACTAACTCATAGTCATCACTAGAACTAGACTAACTCATAGTCATGACTAGAACTAGACTAACTCATAGTCATGACTAGAACTAGACTAACTCAGTCATGACTAGAACTAGACTAACTCAGTCATGACTAGAACTAGACTAACTCAGTCATGACTAGAACTAGACTAACTCAGTCATGACTAGAACTAGACTAACTCATAGTCATGACTAGAACTAGACTAACTCAGTCATGACTACAACTAGACTAACTCATAGTCATGACTAGAACTAGACTAACTCATAGTCATGACTACAACTAGACTAACTCATAGTCTTGACTAGAACTAGACTAACTCAGTCTTGACTAGAACTAGACTAACTCATAGTCATGACTAGAACTAGACTAACTCAGTCATGACTAGAACTAGACTAACTCATAGTCATGACTAGAACTAGACTAACTCATAGTCATGACTAGAACTAGACTAACTCATAGTCATGACTAGAACTAGACTAACTCATAGTCATGACTAGAACTAGACTAACTCATAGTCATGACTAGAACTAGACTAACTCATAGTCATGACTAGAACTAGACTAACTCATAGTCATAACTAGAACTAGACTAACTCATAGTCATAACTAGAACTAGACTAACTCATAGTCATAACTAGAACTAGACTAACTCAGTCATGACTAGAACTATACTAACTCAGTCATGACTAGAACTAGACTAACTCAGTCTTGACTAGAACTAGACTAACTCAGTCTTGACTAGAACTAGACTAACTCATAGTCATGACTAGAACTAGACTAACTCATAGTCATGACTAGAACTAGACTAACTCAGTCATGACTAGAACTAGACTAACTCAGTCATGACTAGAACTAGACTAACTCATAGTCATGACTAGAACTAGACTAACTCATAGTCATGACTAGTAGTACAGGTATTCAGAAACTGGGGTATACGCAATGCCGTCGGGGAGgatgccaaataaaaatgtaattcactcacaacacaatgtcaaaacagatagcctagtcaaataattaacatccaatcacatcaaccgttactctctcgtgggaattccactaacagtccgtatgtagccaaacgtagctgctgctcatgttggtatttGTACTAAtggagcaaaagccatgacagagaCATAGTGGAATGGTaatgcgcgtgcaagcagttgctcccgacgccacttgggtcactgcagcatccaccgagaggctcttgctgccaagggaatgcctgacagtttGAAAGACTtttgacactacagtgaaaatggttaactgtgttaaagcaaggcccctgaactctcgtgtattttctgcactatgtaatgatatgggcagcgacatGTAATGCTttcacaacatacagaagtgtgcaGGTTATCATTGGCAAAGTATTGACAGTATTTTTTTAGAATTGAGAGACGAGTTTAAAgttttttctttactgaccataattttcacttgtctgaccgcttgcattgATGAGTTtatcacacgactggcctatctagctaatgttttttctcgcctgaattatctgaatctaggattacagggactctccaactatattcaatgtgcgggacaaaattgaggctatgattaagaagttgtagctcttttctgtctgcattaacaaggacaacacacaggtctttccatcatttaTATGATttatttgtgtgcaaatgaactcaagcttacggacaatgtcaaatgtgatatagccaagcacctgagtgagttgggtacacaattacgcaggtactttcctgaaacggatgacacaaaccactggattcgttatccctttcatgccctgcctccagtccacttaccgatatctgaacaagagagcctcgtaaaaattgcaacaagcggttctgtgaaaatttcatttaatcagaagccactgccagatctctggattgggctgcactcagagtatcctgccttggcaaatcgcgctgttaagatgCTGACGCCCTtcgcaaccacatacctatgtgagagtggattctcagccttCACTAGCatgaaactaaatacaggcacagaaaATTAattgagactctccaatacaacccaacattgcagcgttatgtgcatcctttcaagcacacccttctcattaacctgtggtaagTTATTCACAGTTTTTGATaaaagatggttaaataaagagcaaaattattgattgttatcatttgtgccctggtcctataagagctctttgtcacaacccggctcgtgggaagtgacaaactcactctccttcttatgtttaataaatgtttcgtatagtgtgtgtgtgtgtgtgtgtgtgtgtgtgtggcgggcttacaatgatggcaaaaaaacaacatttgagagtgcgctgaccctggtgctagaggggtacGCAGctagaggttgaatgtttgaagaggtacgggactataaaaagttggggaaccactggtctagactaACTCACAGTGACGACTTGCACTAGACTATGTATATACAGACGTTCACACTTGAATGCTGTTAAGATCCTTCTCCTTTTGATGTTTATTTTAAGTTTTTAAGTTGGCTACGTGACCAAAGCTTACCCTGTCACCCCTCTGTCCTTCTCACCCCTCCCCCAGGAGCACCTGCCTACCTTCCTGTTTAACGGCTATGAGGACCTGGACACCTTGAAGCTTCTAGAAGAGGAAGATCTAGATGAGCTCAACATCAGAGACCCTCAACACAGAGCTGTGCTGCTCACCGCTGTGGAGCTAATTCAGGAGTACGatggttagtacacacaccccccacacatgccCCCACACATACCCCCACAAACACAATTTGTTGTATGACGGATGTCCCTCTGCTGGGGGTGTTGTATCCTACAGGTAGCAGCGACCAGGGTTCTCAGGAGAAGCTGTTACTGGACCGTAGCGGCCTACTGGGGGACTTCCCACGAGACTCTGGCTGTTATGAGAGCAATGAGAACCTGGAGAATGGTAACGGCAGCCTGACTCGACTCTGACTCTCCTCTTTCCCATCTTCATCCACTTCTTGCTGCCATGAGTCTTCTCCAGCCTCTTCATCCTCTAAGGGCTGCCATGAGTCTTCTACAACCTCTTCATCCTCTAAGGGCTACCATGAGTCTTCTACAACCTCTTCATCCTCTAAGGGATGCCATGGGCTCCTTTCTTCACTCATAGCTTGAGCATTCCAAACTGAGTTCTAAGGCCCCTGAGAGAGAGACTTGGCTATAGCAAATTTTTTCCCAATGTGACTTTCTTTTGTTTCTCTGCACCGTGGGAGTAAAGGACTCTCTTATCATCAGACAGTGCTCTTCTCATCAACTCTATACTCTACTGCCCTCCATCTGCAGGCATCTTTAGTCATCTGGGCCTGTATTCAGTGTCTCTGGGTAGGACTGCTGATATTGGATCAGTTTTGACATTTAGATCCGATTTAATACACAGCAGGGAGgaccagatcctagatcagcacttctactctgagactaTTTTTTAATACGGGCCCTGTTCTTCTGGCTCTTTTTTCATTTAACCAGAACAGAGTAGAACTGATGAGGGTATCGATCTAGCTCTGCTTGtgtagaagggagaggagagctaACTCTCATGCTCCTACACTCACCCACTCCACTATCTCCAGAGACCTGTACAATGTGTTCTGTAGAGCTGCTTCTGGACCTACACAGGAATAGATCTGTCTTTGCATTGGCTGAAAATGATGACTgctgtagtaaaaaaaaaaagacttcaGAACTACTTATATATATTTACTATGGAAGCTTTATTTGATAACTGTACCTTTTATTATTGTGGTTATTTGCTTTGGTTTTAGTCTTTAAAATTACAGTGATGATTTATGAAGGCTGTTGTGAATGTCATCAGCCCTGGTGGAGAGTTTATGACGAGGACTGTCTACACCTGTATATTTCTCAAGATGTGCTGCTTTTGTGTGTATATTTTTCTAGTTCAGAATCATGTAATGTAGAACAATATGATGTGCATAAAGACAGACATGCTTAATGCAAGATTCAGAGTTAGTAAATGGTTCAATTAaagatcccgggctgtgtcgcagctggccgcgactCCTGTGGGCGTgggcacgctgacacggtcgccagttggacagtgtttcctctgacacattggtgcagctggcttccgggttaagcgagcagtgtgacttggcagggtcgtgtttcgggggACACAAGGCTttcaacctttgcctctcccgagtctgtacgggaagTTAcaacgatgggacaagactaactaccaattgcatatcacgaaattggggagacaaAGTAAAAATATTTACTGGTTAAAATGGTGCCGCAACATTTTTGTACATTAATTGTGGGCGCATCAAAATACATAGTTGTGACTGGGAAAAAAAGACTAATGTTTATAAGATAAGCTGTGTGTTATAGCTGACGATACCTTAAAATCAGTGTTACATACAGCTCAGGGCGATCTTCCCATAGCTCTTCTGATGCTAGGAGTTATACTGGTATATCtgtctgtcccaaatggaaccctattccatatgtagtacactgcttttaatcaagaccaatagtgcactacatggtgCGATTACTACATTGGGAAAtggggcgccatttgggacataaccggTCTTTGAACAGTTCTAAAGTGTGCCACTGGCATAGTGAGACCCCGAGAATGGAATAAACTACTCCGTGGTTTACTAGACCGGTCTGCCTGCTTATTTCCCTCATCAGTCATCTCTACTGGACATTATGCTTCATAAGCTTTCACAATACAAGGAatgcttttatttttttttacagttatgTTTCCATCCATGTATTTCAGCTCCTCTGAAAAGGCCGGCATCTTAATCCATTAACAATGCCTGTTTGTTTCAGGAGGGAGGGGCAAGAAGACATCTTCCATGAGCAGGTCCTCGTCAGGTTGTGAGTCCAGTCACCTCCCTTCACCAGAGAACCCCAGCCTCCCCTTCAGCCTCCCCCTGACTCACCCCAGCAAAACCACCCTACAGACCAGATCAGAGAACCAGGCCTCTACCTTACCATCTCTAATAGTCCCCATGACCAGCTACAACCTGAGACCAGAGCGGGGCCAGAGCCATCACAGAGACACCCATATAGCCACGCTGCTGCTGAGGAGCTGGAGCTGTGAGGAGCTGTGGCTGAGAGGTAGGCCTAGTCCCACAGCCCTGGGGCTGCTGCGGCCTTGCATCTCCCTGGGGGAGCTCCACTCAGACCTGAGCCTTCACACCACTGAACACACCCTGGAAGACCTAGAGCCAGCTCATACCACCATGTCCAAGGCCGGGGTACAGGGAGAACCTACACAAGAGGCTCTACCGCACCTACTAAGACACTCAGAAGGACCCTACCCACCCTCACAACCACTGCTCAACACACCTTGTAGTGTTCTGCCTTGTATGTTAGTTGAACATAGAAGTTCCCAGGTTAACATACCTTAATATCCCCTCCATCGCGGGAAGTAGGCCCAAGCATTGTTTTGCCAAGCCTTCCCTGTCAAACCCAAACCCATGTGTATCATCACCCGCCAGCAATGACAAGTGACTAGGACCGTGCCTCTGAACACTAGTCTTTAGACAACACCTCTTTGGAGAATGTATATAGTTATTACACAAGCAGCAACCCAGCCCTGCACCTCAGACTGACCGTGCAGACACTCCTCCTTAGTCTGAAGCGACAGGACTCAAGTCTGCTGTGGGAAGGAAAACTACACCGGTCAGGTCGGGATCCATCCTGGAGGAAAGACTGGAGATATCTGACAAGATAAATGGGCTCTCACCACATATACAGTACTATGGTAGTACTAAGAAGTACCAGATGTGTTGACGACCACAGCTGGAGGTTCACAGACTGATAACTGACAAAAATAGATCTTACTGCAGCTTACTGGGTTTCCTATCATATTTCACCTTTAACCCTGTTTGATTCTAAACTAGTATGAACATTGCCAAGCAGTGAGTTATGTTAATACTGTATATGAAATACTGTGACTGAGGATGACACAATTAGTTTTATTAAGATTTGAGTGTCATTAAAGCAATACAAAAAAACAAGGtcttttgattttgatttttctGTAAAGTTAGAATTGATTTAAATCTGAACATAAGACAATACTTAGTGAAATGTCAAGTCCCTGTAACTTTAACTATTCTACCTCAGCCATTAACAATTTCTTGTCTGAAATATCCTTCTCTCGGGGGTTTTGCCACTTTTTCTAAAACGGAAAAGTCAATGTCATTCATCTTGGTATCTTCCATAACATTCAGATGACAATTCAAATAACTTTTCACTGTGGAGATTTCATGAAATTATTTGCATCATATCAAGTGAGCAAAATCGCATTGCTTTCTTTAATTTCATTAACGTGCAATGGCAGCAGGTATCACTAATTGTGTGAAAAAACAGTGCAGATCAAGTAATTATATCAAAGTTATTCAGAAATGATTTCTATGGCAGAGTATCTGTGTAGTGTTCACAGCCTGGCCCTGGGGGGCCTCTCATGGAGACACTTCCTGACCAGTCCCAGTGCTTCCAGGGCTGTACCCCAGCTCAGACTGACCCCCCAACCCCCATGGCCGTAGTTATGCACCACCGGTACCTGTCGGCTCCCCAGGaggaccatctctctctccacccggACGTTCTTCCTACTGGGTCTCAGCCCCACAGACTCCCCCAGGACCCTGGCCCTGCTCAGGGACGGCTCCAGGCTGCTACAGCGCTCCAGGATGTCCTGGCTGTCCTCTGGGTCAACCTCCAGGCGCCAGTCGTCCACCTGCCTACAGAGCCAATCAGCCGCACAAAAAGATAAGTCTCTCTTCTACAGAGCATACAGACTGAACTTGTAGTGAACATGTGATGTTTTGTGGTAATTCATGCATCCCACTTTCTACATTATCATTATGTAATGTGTTTTTCCAGAGTATTCCTCAGGTAAAGAGCATCTTATTTCATGACGCAATTCTGTTTTCTAATAAACTTGACTTGCCTGGTGCCGCCCACTGTCACGCTGTGCATCCCTGGGTAGATATATGACTGCCCTTCCCCATCCCGGATGAAGTGTTGGAGCCAAGGGGCCTGGACCTTCAAATCATATGGACGTTTATGGTCATATACAGCacaatgaaatgcttatttacaagctctgtgtgtgtgtgtgtgtgtgtgtgtgtgtgtgtatgtatacacacttTGAGGACCTGCCCCCTGACAGGGTAGACCTGAGAGTCCCCTACTAGAGACTTGGCGCCCAGACCGGAGCAGTTGACGATGACGTCGTATCCCTGGCTGCTTAGTTCCTGGAGGTCGTTAACTTTCTGCTTCACAACCTGGCCTCCTGCTTTTCTAAACCTAAAACAACACTTTTTAAAGTCAGTCATAAAAGATTTGAAACTGAGAAAAAAAGCAAAAGCCATCTATATTTTAATTCAGGAAGTACATAGAGTAGCTGTTAATGTTTCTGATACAGTAAAACCGTTAATAGATTAACACATGACTAGTATAGATGTAAAAACAAGCTAAGACCAAGAATTGACCTCTTCTCCATCCATGGCAGGTAGTTGGAACATTCACATTTCACTGTGGTGAACGCCTGGCCAAACTTGTGATCAGGAAACCGTTTCAGTTCACGGTCTGTCATGATTCGGAAACCCAGCACAAATGCAGACCAGAATGGCACCTTATCCACAGGGAGCTCCTTGTGTATTTGCCATCTAAAAAATATATGATCAATACCAGTTATAACCAAACCCCTTCACAGTGGTGAGCATTTTCAACCAGTAGAACTTATGAATAAATGTCAGAGAACTATTGAACTGGCTGTAACTTGTGTttcatatggcaccctattccctaaagtgCACTTCTCTtctggctctggtcaaaaatagtgcactatacagcATCCATTCCTTTATGGTTGAGGATCCTTACCCTGAGCTGAGCAACACCCCAGCCTCTGATGCCTGTTCTGATTGGGCAATAGCCAACAGGTGATCAATCGTCTCCTTGAACCACCTCTGCTGCTGTTCCAGAGGGATATCTGGGGGGAAagtgggggggagggagagaggaatggagggggggtgagaggaatgtaaggggggggggggagagaggtatgtagggggggagggagagaggtatgtagggggggagggagagaggaatgtagggggggagggagagaggaatgtagggggggagggagagaggaatgtaaggggggagggagagattaATGTAgggggggagggtgagaggaatgtaagggggggagggagaggggaatgtaagggggaagagggagagaggaatgtaagggggaagagggagagaggaatgtaagggggagggagagaggaatgtaagggggagggagaggggaatgtaagggggggagggagagggtaatgtagggggggagggagagggtaatgtagggggggagggagagggtaatgtaggggggagggagagggtaatgtagggggggagggagagggtaatgtagggggggagggagagaggaatgtaaggggggagggagaggaatgtaaggggggagggagagaggaatgtaaggggggagggtgagaggaatgtaagggggggagggagaggaatgtaggggggagggagagaggattgtaggggggagggagaggattgtagggggggagggagaggaatgtTAGGGGGGGAGGAATgtaagggggggagggagaggggaatgtaagggggggagggagaggggaatgtaggggggggagggagaggaatgtaggggggagggagagaggattgtaggggggagggagaggattgtagggggggagggagagaggaatgttaGGGGGGGAGGAATGTTAGGGGGGGAGGAATgtaagggagggggggaggaatgtaagggggggagggagagaggaatgtaagggggggagggagaggggaatgtaagggggggagggagaggggaatgtaagggggggagggagaggggaatgtaagggggggagggagagaggaatgtaagggggaagagggagagaggaatgtaagggggggagggagaggaatgtaggggggagggagagaggaatgtaggggggagggagagaggattgtaggggggagggagaggattgtaggggggagggagagaggaatgtaaGGGGGGGAGGAATgtaaggggggagggagaggggaatgtaagggggggagggagaggggaatgtaagggggggagggagaggggaatgtaagggggggggggagaggggaatgtaagggggggagggagaggggaatgtaggggggagggagaggggaatgtagggggggagggagaggggaatgtagggggggagggagaggggaatgtagggggggagggagaggggaacgtgggggaagggagaggggaatgtaagggggggagggagaggggaatgtaagggggggagggagaggggaatgtagggggggagggagaggggaatgtagggggggagggagaggggaacgtggggggaagggagaggggaatgtaagggggggagggagaggggaatgtaagggggggagggagaggggaatgtaggggggggggagaggggaatgtaagggggggagggagagaggaatgtaagggggaagagggagagaggaatgtagGGGGGAgcgagaggaatggagggggggcgagaggaatggggagggaggggggcgagaggaatggggaggggaggggggcgagaagaatggggaggggggggcgagaagaatggggggggggcgagagaagaatggggagggggtggggggcgaGAAGAATGGGGAGGGGGGGCgagagatgaatggagggggggcgagagatgaatggagggggGGCGAGAagaatggggagggggggggcgagAGGAATGGATGGGAGAGCGGGGGAGGAATGGATGGGAGGgcgaggaatggaggaatggaggggaatggaggaatggagggaagggaggaatggaggaaggggatggaatggagggaaggggaggaatggagggaaggggaggaatggagggaaggggaggaatggatggagggaaggggaggaatggatggagggagcaagaggaatggatggagggagcaagaggaatggatggagggagcaagaggaatggatggagggagcaagaggaatggatggagggagcaagaggaatggatggagggagcaagaggaatggatggagggagaggaatggatggagggagcaagaggaatggatggagggagaggaatggatggagggagaggggaatggataGAGGGGCATTGGAGGGagtgaggaatggagggagaggaattaagggagagaaagggagagggagggaggaatggagggagggagaggaaggcagagggcaaggtgggaagggagagagaaagggggggagagggacagagggagggaggaagggaaaaaAATTATGACTGTTAATGAACTTAATTCACTGGATAAAGAGATGCCCATGCCTCACCTGGGAACGGTGAGCAAATCAGGATCCCAGCAGCCACGTCGCTGGTGGTGTCTGGGGTAAACCTGTCAGCTATGAGGGTCACAGAGCAGTAGGGGAGGGCCTCAGCGATGCACACAGCTGTGGAGAAGCCAACCACACCTCCACCCACCACCACGACTGTCATACTCTTCATCATAGGATGATTCTGCTGGGAGAAAAACGTCATAAGGGAAAGTTGTAATACTTGTACTGCGTTATactgtgtatacagtgcctttggaaagtattcagaccccttga encodes the following:
- the LOC109904287 gene encoding SAM and SH3 domain-containing protein 1 isoform X6 translates to MHKSSDDGSGGKWDEKRHKNKSFWQNFRKSQKGVMRQNSKGGEDIGFVASDITMSDEERIQLMMMVKEKMISVEEALARLKEFETQSRQTCSTDLTEWSDAPSPTLNESSTSNQLCEQSDGEQEESGTFRRLHKLVTSSRRVRKKLIRIDESKNPGSEESLSMDGPILGDTMSSLPLYSGVQKKQPMSGGCHHVDSLASSLHNQLTYDLQDSDNLTTSPSSSSSLDACSSATHTHSLDTVSITSQQLFRAFSKTGGSSPRSSSPACSPGSHPDTGPSGEGRATGAGGTGSSMSEIEVGGRGDGPRMARSVTDGEIRRVLSPLSYHGRTCSFGGFDLTNRSLHMVNSDPDLTIKDGDASVKDVVKSPLTNPQISLGKKVKSVKETMRKHISKRYHCSLPEQSSPDAISRGPQSPNSLTDSDSLEKPKLKAGGSVESLRSSLSGQSSISGHTVGTTDSSNSNRGSVKSEDGEEDEPPYRGPFCGRAMVHTDSTPSPYDTDSLKLKRGDVIDIISKPPMGTWMGLLNNKVGTFKFIYVDVLAEEEDQPKHPRRRRKGGQPKPTSVEELLVRINLKEHLPTFLFNGYEDLDTLKLLEEEDLDELNIRDPQHRAVLLTAVELIQEYDGSSDQGSQEKLLLDRSGLLGDFPRDSGCYESNENLENGGRGKKTSSMSRSSSGCESSHLPSPENPSLPFSLPLTHPSKTTLQTRSENQASTLPSLIVPMTSYNLRPERGQSHHRDTHIATLLLRSWSCEELWLRGRPSPTALGLLRPCISLGELHSDLSLHTTEHTLEDLEPAHTTMSKAGVQGEPTQEALPHLLRHSEGPYPPSQPLLNTPCSVLPCMLVEHRSSQVNIP
- the LOC109904287 gene encoding SAM and SH3 domain-containing protein 1 isoform X5 codes for the protein MKRITSENRLAMHKSSDDGSGGKWDEKRHKNKSFWQNFRKSQKGVMRQNSKGGEDIGFVASDITMSDEERIQLMMMVKEKMISVEEALARLKEFETQSRQTCSTDLTEWSDAPSPTLNESSTSNQLCEQSDGEQEESGTFRRLHKLVTSSRRVRKKLIRIDESKNPGSEESLSMDGPILGDTMSSLPLYSGVQKKQPMSGGCHHVDSLASSLHNQLTYDLQDSDNLTTSPSSSSSLDACSSATHTHSLDTVSITSQQLFRAFSKTGGSSPRSSSPACSPGSHPDTGPSGEGRATGAGGTGSSMSEIEVGGRGDGPRMARSVTDGEIRRVLSPLSYHGRTCSFGGFDLTNRSLHMVNSDPDLTIKDGDASVKDVVKSPLTNPQISLGKKVKSVKETMRKHISKRYHCSLPEQSSPDAISRGPQSPNSLTDSDSLEKPKLKAGGSVESLRSSLSGQSSISGHTVGTTDSSNSNRGSVKSEDGEEDEPPYRGPFCGRAMVHTDSTPSPYDTDSLKLKRGDVIDIISKPPMGTWMGLLNNKVGTFKFIYVDVLAEEEDQPKHPRRRRKGGQPKPTSVEELLVRINLKEHLPTFLFNGYEDLDTLKLLEEEDLDELNIRDPQHRAVLLTAVELIQEYDGSSDQGSQEKLLLDRSGLLGDFPRDSGCYESNENLENGGRGKKTSSMSRSSSGCESSHLPSPENPSLPFSLPLTHPSKTTLQTRSENQASTLPSLIVPMTSYNLRPERGQSHHRDTHIATLLLRSWSCEELWLRGRPSPTALGLLRPCISLGELHSDLSLHTTEHTLEDLEPAHTTMSKAGVQGEPTQEALPHLLRHSEGPYPPSQPLLNTPCSVLPCMLVEHRSSQVNIP
- the ddo gene encoding D-aspartate oxidase isoform X2; translation: MQSQNHPMMKSMTVVVVGGGVVGFSTAVCIAEALPYCSVTLIADRFTPDTTSDVAAGILICSPFPDIPLEQQQRWFKETIDHLLAIAQSEQASEAGVLLSSGWQIHKELPVDKVPFWSAFVLGFRIMTDRELKRFPDHKFGQAFTTVKCECSNYLPWMEKRFRKAGGQVVKQKVNDLQELSSQGYDVIVNCSGLGAKSLVGDSQVYPVRGQVLKVQAPWLQHFIRDGEGQSYIYPGMHSVTVGGTRQVDDWRLEVDPEDSQDILERCSSLEPSLSRARVLGESVGLRPSRKNVRVEREMVLLGSRQVPVVHNYGHGGWGVSLSWGTALEALGLVRKCLHERPPRARL
- the ddo gene encoding D-aspartate oxidase isoform X3, coding for MQSNHPMMKSMTVVVVGGGVVGFSTAVCIAEALPYCSVTLIADRFTPDTTSDVAAGILICSPFPDIPLEQQQRWFKETIDHLLAIAQSEQASEAGVLLSSGWQIHKELPVDKVPFWSAFVLGFRIMTDRELKRFPDHKFGQAFTTVKCECSNYLPWMEKRFRKAGGQVVKQKVNDLQELSSQGYDVIVNCSGLGAKSLVGDSQVYPVRGQVLKVQAPWLQHFIRDGEGQSYIYPGMHSVTVGGTRQVDDWRLEVDPEDSQDILERCSSLEPSLSRARVLGESVGLRPSRKNVRVEREMVLLGSRQVPVVHNYGHGGWGVSLSWGTALEALGLVRKCLHERPPRARL
- the ddo gene encoding D-aspartate oxidase isoform X1 codes for the protein MMKSMTVVVVGGGVVGFSTAVCIAEALPYCSVTLIADRFTPDTTSDVAAGILICSPFPDIPLEQQQRWFKETIDHLLAIAQSEQASEAGVLLSSGWQIHKELPVDKVPFWSAFVLGFRIMTDRELKRFPDHKFGQAFTTVKCECSNYLPWMEKRFRKAGGQVVKQKVNDLQELSSQGYDVIVNCSGLGAKSLVGDSQVYPVRGQVLKVQAPWLQHFIRDGEGQSYIYPGMHSVTVGGTRQVDDWRLEVDPEDSQDILERCSSLEPSLSRARVLGESVGLRPSRKNVRVEREMVLLGSRQVPVVHNYGHGGWGVSLSWGTALEALGLVRKCLHERPPRARL